In Calditrichota bacterium, the sequence TGCAAACGGAGATTTCACTTTGTTGGAAGGCTCTCCGGCTTATGGTTTTGCAGATGATGGTAAAGCAGCAGGTGACTTGCGTTGGGAAAAATTTCCAGTTGGATTAGAGGAAGTAGTTGAAATTATTCCTCAGGTATTCTATTTAAAACAGAATTATCCAAATCCATTTAACCCAAGTACAACCATAACATTTGGCCTAAATAAAGCCGGTAAAACAAAAATGGTTGTTTATAATGTACTTGGCCGGGAAGTTGCAACTTTAGTTAATAAAGAAATGGCTGCCGGGACTTATACAGTCCAGTTCCAAAATTCAAATCTTGCCTCAGGTGTATATTTTTACAGATTAACATCGGGCAAAAATGTTTCAATTAAGAAAATGCTTCTGGTTAAATAAGTAGTATTTTAAATCCGGCGGGGTTCTCCCGCCGGACTTTTTTAAGGAAGAAAAAATGAGCAGAGAAGAGACAGTTAAAAGAATAGAAGAATCAGGAATTGTTGCTGTTTTGAGATTGGATGATACACAAAATATCTGTCATATTTTTGAAGCATTAATGAACGCAGGTGTTATTGCATTAGAAATCACAATGACGACACCCGGAGCTATAGATATAATCAAGGAATACGCCCAAAAATTGGACGGCGATTTTATCTTAGGTGCAGGAACAGTTTTAACACCCGAAGACGCCAGACAAGCAATTGAGTATGGAGCGAAATTTATAGTTAGTCCTGTCTTTAATGAAGACATCCTCAAAGTTTCACAAGAAATGGGGGCTGCTGTATTTCCCGGTGCATTTAGCCCAAATGAGATACTAAACGCATGGCAAAAAGGGGCTGACGTAATCAAAGTTTTTCCTGCTACAACTTTAGGACCCGGTTATTTTAAAGATATCCACGGGCCCTTACCAGAAATAAAGCTAACACCAACAGGTGGAGTAAATTTGGAAAATACTGCGGCCTTTCTAAATGCAGGTGCACGTTTTGTTGGAGTTGGAACATCATTATTGGATAAGACTCTTATCGCGACAGAAAACTGGAAAGGGTTAACTGAAAGAGCGGCTCTTTTTATAGCTGAAGTAGAGAAAACAAGACACTTAGTGTAATATTCAAATGGATTTACAAATGAAAAAAAAGATTGTTACTTTTGGTGAAATTATGTTACGCCTGGCGCCATATAATTATGAGCGAATTGTACAAGCCAATCAGTTTCAGGCCCAATATGGAGGTGGTGAAGCAAATGTAGCCGTTTCGCTGGCGAATTTTAAGAATGAAGTGTTTTTCGCATCAGCACTACCCCAAAACCCCATTGGAGATGCGGCTAGAAATCAACTGAGGAATTATGGTGTTAATACAGAATTTGTTTTACGCCGGGGATCTAGAGTGGGTATTTACTTTCTAGAACATGGAGCTTCAATAAGACCGTCAAAAGTAACATATGATCGATCAAACTCATCAATCTCTGAGGTTAAGCCTGGTATGTTCGACTGGGATAACATCTTAAAGGGAAAAGATTGGTTTCACACAACAGGAATTACTCCCGCCTTATCAGATTCAGCCGCGGAGACAACTATCGAAGCAGTTAAAAAGGCCAAAGAATATGGTCTAACTGTGAGCTGTGATTTGAATTATCGTAATAAGCTTTGGAGTAAAGCTAAAGCAAAAGAGGTGATGTCGGAAGTTATTAAATATGTCGATGTCATTATTTCAAACGAGGAAGATGCGGCCGATGTTTTTGGAATTGAAGCAGAAAGCACAAACGTAACCAGTGGCAAAATTTCGGTTGACCATTACAAATCTGTGGCCAAACAACTAAAAGAGTTGGCAAATGCAAAATATGTCGCCATAACACTTCGTGAAAGTATCTCGGCCTCAGACAATAATTGGTCTGCAATGCTCTACACGGCAGACGAGTTTTATTTAAGCCGTAAGTATCCTATTCACCTTGTAGATCGTGTTGGTGGTGGAGATTCTTTTGGAGGAGGTCTGATCCATTCCCTTGTAAATAATAATGAACCACAGGAAGCTTTAGAATTTGCTGTTGCGGCATCGGCGTTAAAACAGACTATTCCCGGTGATATGAACCTGGTCAGTGAAAGCGAAGTTTTAACAGTAGTTAATGGTGACATATCCGGCCGGGTTCAAAGATAAAGTCTGGTAAAATGATTATTCTTAGAATATTTATGCTATTCATATTTTTTCAATTGCAGGCAATGGAAGTCATTAAGCCTGCTTATGGTTTTTTGCAAGAAACCGATTCTAAGTTGGAAATTCCACATGATCGGCTTTTGGAAAAAAATGAAATTATTAAATATATCCTCCCTGATTTGCAAAAATCAATTTCAACTCATGATGATTTAATCAGTTATCTAAAAGATCAGTTCAAAAAGAGGTATTATTTCAATTGGTCTAATTTTGAAAATAATTTTGCTTCATATCAAAAAACTTATCCCAACCAGGAAACGAAACACCAAAGAATCGCCAACTACCATACAGAAAGATATCCGGCGGACACACAATGGATTTTACCCTATGTTAACCTGTTGAACAAAGAAGTAACAGCATACGAATTGAGACATATTGCCAGACAGCAAAAATCACTCGATATGACTTTGATACATTATTATAAAAATCGGAACAGCAGTAATTTAAGATATTTTATAGAACAAGTATCCAGCTTGAACAACGCCTTCCTGGAAGGAAAATATGACCAGGCTGGTAATGGAGTTTATGAGTCTTTTCGAGCCGGCAAAAGAATCCACAATTGGTTGTTTTGCCACGCAGCATATTTTTCTGATCCAGAATATTCAATCGAAAACCAAAGTTTGCTTATTCGGACATTTTTACATCACGGTGCAATCCTTTATAAAAACCTGCCTGTATACAGACCGGGAAATCATCACACACGTGGGTTGGTTGCCCTATTTGAAATTGCAACGCTTTTTAGTGATTTCAACGAGTCCAAAAAATGGCAGGAGCACGCTGTTAAAGGTATAATTGAGCACATGCGACACGAGATCAACGATGATGGTTTCCAATTCGAACGCTCGGTTCATTATCATAAAGGGGATATTGAGAACTATTTTCGAATATACCAGCTTGCTAAAAGATCAAAAACTGAATTGCCGGAAGAGTTTAAGCTGACTTTCCAAAAAATGTTTGACGCATTAATTGTATTAGCCCAACCAAATAAAACACTACCTGTTTTGCAGGATGATACTGATAATCCATATAGCGAATTTAATGAAATGGGTGATGCATTCTATCTCGCCTCGATGATGTATAATGATCAGCGCTACGGTTATTTCGCTTCAAAAAAACCATCATCTAAGTTTTATTGGCTGATGAATGAAAAAGAAACTAATTATAAATCCCTGACAAATATTGCACCTGAATTATCCTCTTCAGAACTGGATGGTACAGGTTATTATATTATGCGTGATGGATGGGATGAGTCATCTATGCAAATGGTTATTAGTGCAGGTGTTTCGGATGTAAAGCCCGATCATCAGCATGGTGATATTCTTGGAGTTACCGCTTTTGGGTTTGGAACAGAATTACTCCCAAACTATCAAGTAGCATACAAATATCCTGACTTTTCATTTTTAAAAAATTCATGGGTTAAAAACGTAGCTTTGGTTGATAGCCAGGTTCAAGGACAGAAATGGAAAGGCAACAGGGGAGGATCAGGTTTTGGAAAGTGGAAGCAATTACCAAAACCCAATGTATTGGCATGGGTAAAAACAGATAATTTTGATTATTTCGCCGGGACTCATGACGGTTTTAGTAATCTCGATATCAAATATATTCGTGAGATAATTTTTGTTAAAGGTAAATATTGGCTGGTTACTGATAGTTTTGAAGGAGACGAAAGTCATACATATCAGCAGGTTTGGCAAGGCAAATTTACAATTGATTCTAAAAATAAAATATCTCGATCAGTAAATACTGAAAGCAAATTCTCTATCATACAACTTGATGATAATAAATATAGTTTTGATCAAAAAGAGTTTCGTGAAAAACGAAACACGGTTTTTTCAATAAAGAAAAATAATGGATTTGTTTTCAATACCATGCTTTATCCATCATCAAAAAAACGGAAAAGTTTTGAAGAAATAAAAAACCCGGTATTAAAATTTGAAACAGATGCACGATTGGTTTTTGAAGCAGGTAATGGATTTTTGCTGATTGATGCAACTTCAATCAAAACTCAAAATGGGCAAATAAAAATACCGGCTGTTTCCAAGGTTTTTATTGAGCAGAAAGCAGATTCTATCCAGTTAACTTTGCTGGCACCAAAATCAATTTCTTGTAACAAAAAAGAAAACGAGTTTTCAAACTGGCATAATTTTGACTGGCAGCCGGGTGAATTAACACCACTAAACTTGTAAAAAAAATTCTTGCTAAATGAAAATGATTTTAATAGTTTAAATTTGTAATACATATTACAAAAATTTCAAATAAATCTACACAGGATTTATGCCACAATATCGGAGGTTTTTGTGAACAAAGTCTATATGATTTCTTACTTGATGTTTTTCTTTCTTTTAACCGGATTAGCATTTTCCGGTGATACAGGAAAAATTTCAGGAACAATAATAGGTACAGATGTTAATGAAGGCCTAATTGGTGCAAATGTTGTCATCGAGAGTATCTGGCAGAACGAAAACGAGATTGAGCTTGAGAACAAGATTGGTGCGGCAACAGATGTGAATGGCGAATTTTACATTTTGAATATCCGGCCTGGTATCTACAATATTTCTTGTTCTTATATCGGCTATAAGACAGAGTTGCGAACAAAAGTACAAATTTTTGTAGACAAAACTACCAGGATGGATTTTGCTTTGGAACCGGATGTAATGCAAAGTGAAGAGATTACAGTTACAGCTTATAAAGAAGAGGAAGTTGAAGTTGATGTTACAGCCACAAAGCAAGTTTATGATATTTCCAATGTTGAATCTATTGCGGGTGTGACAGACATCGGGAGTATACTCAACTTGCAGGCGGATGTTGTTGATGATCATTTTAGAGGTGGCCGCCTGGGCGAGTCTCAATACATACTTGGTGGTGGTGCAATAGTTAATCCAATCAATAATGGCCGCGCCTTTAATCCAATCGTAACAGGATTAGAGCAGGTAGAAGTTTATACAAGTGGTTTTAGTGCAGAATATGGAAATGCCCAATCGGGTGTAGTGAATATGGTT encodes:
- a CDS encoding sugar kinase, whose product is MKKKIVTFGEIMLRLAPYNYERIVQANQFQAQYGGGEANVAVSLANFKNEVFFASALPQNPIGDAARNQLRNYGVNTEFVLRRGSRVGIYFLEHGASIRPSKVTYDRSNSSISEVKPGMFDWDNILKGKDWFHTTGITPALSDSAAETTIEAVKKAKEYGLTVSCDLNYRNKLWSKAKAKEVMSEVIKYVDVIISNEEDAADVFGIEAESTNVTSGKISVDHYKSVAKQLKELANAKYVAITLRESISASDNNWSAMLYTADEFYLSRKYPIHLVDRVGGGDSFGGGLIHSLVNNNEPQEALEFAVAASALKQTIPGDMNLVSESEVLTVVNGDISGRVQR
- a CDS encoding bifunctional 4-hydroxy-2-oxoglutarate aldolase/2-dehydro-3-deoxy-phosphogluconate aldolase, yielding MSREETVKRIEESGIVAVLRLDDTQNICHIFEALMNAGVIALEITMTTPGAIDIIKEYAQKLDGDFILGAGTVLTPEDARQAIEYGAKFIVSPVFNEDILKVSQEMGAAVFPGAFSPNEILNAWQKGADVIKVFPATTLGPGYFKDIHGPLPEIKLTPTGGVNLENTAAFLNAGARFVGVGTSLLDKTLIATENWKGLTERAALFIAEVEKTRHLV
- a CDS encoding heparinase, producing MLFIFFQLQAMEVIKPAYGFLQETDSKLEIPHDRLLEKNEIIKYILPDLQKSISTHDDLISYLKDQFKKRYYFNWSNFENNFASYQKTYPNQETKHQRIANYHTERYPADTQWILPYVNLLNKEVTAYELRHIARQQKSLDMTLIHYYKNRNSSNLRYFIEQVSSLNNAFLEGKYDQAGNGVYESFRAGKRIHNWLFCHAAYFSDPEYSIENQSLLIRTFLHHGAILYKNLPVYRPGNHHTRGLVALFEIATLFSDFNESKKWQEHAVKGIIEHMRHEINDDGFQFERSVHYHKGDIENYFRIYQLAKRSKTELPEEFKLTFQKMFDALIVLAQPNKTLPVLQDDTDNPYSEFNEMGDAFYLASMMYNDQRYGYFASKKPSSKFYWLMNEKETNYKSLTNIAPELSSSELDGTGYYIMRDGWDESSMQMVISAGVSDVKPDHQHGDILGVTAFGFGTELLPNYQVAYKYPDFSFLKNSWVKNVALVDSQVQGQKWKGNRGGSGFGKWKQLPKPNVLAWVKTDNFDYFAGTHDGFSNLDIKYIREIIFVKGKYWLVTDSFEGDESHTYQQVWQGKFTIDSKNKISRSVNTESKFSIIQLDDNKYSFDQKEFREKRNTVFSIKKNNGFVFNTMLYPSSKKRKSFEEIKNPVLKFETDARLVFEAGNGFLLIDATSIKTQNGQIKIPAVSKVFIEQKADSIQLTLLAPKSISCNKKENEFSNWHNFDWQPGELTPLNL